ccatGAGAAGCTTACCTCATCCAACAGCCAGGATTAATCCCCCGTAGCCAAATCCCAGTCTTATCTGCGAGACATGCTGCCCGGCACTTCTCCTCGAGAACAATATACCAGTACCCTTCAAAAACCTCTCTCCCGCTCACTTGCCTCCAACACCACCGTTGAAAAAGTCGAAAAGAAGCTTACCAACAAAGAAAAAGCCCAAAAGAAGAACGCTCGAACGAACCACTTCCCAAGAAGACGACCGTTAGGCCCATCCAATTCAAACTCCACCTCACATCTCCCAATACTCCATTCAAATTTGAATCCTTCTCTCTTTTATATATACATACCCGAGTCACAGCTCAGACTATTCTTTGTCAACCCCACTCAATCCTAATGACTGGTCCAAAGAAGGCTTCTTTGCTCTCCCACCATGCCAACTCCTCCTCTATCTCGTATAAATCCCTCTACCTCAATCCACTCACCGACATCGTCGACAAGGAGAATGTGGTGCCCAATGTCGGCCCAAACGGCTGCAGCCAAGGCCGTGGCTTTGTTTCCCCTTCTAGCAAAGAGAAAAGCCTGCAGGCCTATGGAGCCAAAGCCAATCATAACAAGATTGCTCTGAAGCCTTCCTCTCTGCAGTTGTGCATGAAGCTGAACGAGCCCGATTCGATGCTTGGGGGCACAAGGCCATGGGAGCCACTCCCGTCATCTTCGGATATGTGGGAGTTCTCAGACTCAGAATCTGCGCCTGCTTCATCTTGGTCTACTCTTCCCAACAGGtctttcctcctcatcctcctcctctttGTTGTTTATATGAAACAGTGGTGAGGGTGTGGTAGATAGAAGCTAAACCAATTGAGTGGTAGTCACTGATAAGCTAGCAGGTCGATTCTTCGTAATAAATGTGGAGACTCGTGTACATTTGGCGTGCAGCTATGCAGAGACTAAGGTGTAAAATATTGTGGTTTCAGGTCATTATTGTGTAGGCCACTGCCTTTGGATGTCGGGAGGTGTACTTGCATTATAGTCAAGGAACCAGCACAGGGGAGACGAGGGGTGGCTCTCTATTCTCTTTATACCAATGTGAGGTCACTCTTCTTGATCTTACAATAAATTTTTGGGAATTACTGATGTTCATGATAAGGTTGTAAGCTTATATTGGATTTTTTTGTCATCAGCACCCTCACTTCCTTCTTCTTATAATaattttttggcatttttttctttttatttgagaAAAGGAATTTCCTTACTGCTCCTTTTCTGGttcaatttcatatattttatcctTCATAATTTCACTTCGTGGAAACAGTAATATCAAATTTCCTGGATGCATCTTGGTTCAATGGCCCACTACAAAATGGGAAAGTTTCTGTCAGATGGGGACAATGTTCTCAGATGAGTCTCAAGATGCATACCAGACTAAATTGCTTCGTTCTCAACTATTCCAGACTCTTTATGGTGTACACCTAGATACCATGTGATTGTTATCCACATGCAGCTTCAGCAAGAACGGATTATGAGCTAACCTATTCCCTTTTTCCTATTTTGATTTGGGGTAGGTGCAGGCACCTAAATCAGTAGTTGATATTTGAGGTGTAGAGattttctttccatttttttttccaCTTAGGGCTTCCAAAGGATAGTGTTATCTTTTAAAAATAAGACACTTCAGTCTTATTTGGAGATAGATGGAAAGCAATATAGGAACATCTAGGGAAAAATCATCTTAactaaatttaatataatttgttTGATGATGTTTTACATCTgtgtaaatttaaaaatattatgttcatgattgttgttaagttctatatgattgatgattgattaaCCAATCATGCCCatttgatctcaaaatattttcagTGATTGCTGCTTATCTAATATCTGACGCTTAAATTGTGGTTATAGATATAATTATGATATATAAGATTGTGCATTTGCTATGAACAATTGATATTCAAGGGAATAGGCAAAaacattgatgaaaaaataatacttGCAAGATGTGTAGTAAGTTATCTTGAACTTCCAACTACCCAAGAAAGACATTTGAAATAAGATTCTGCTTTATAGCACTTGTTATAATGGAAAACATAATGAAAAATAATGCTGCTATTTTATCTTCCCATGTTTAGGTGACTGTTTTCTGAAAACACAGATCTATGAATCGAGGATCGAGAGTCATTGGCATCAATCAGGTTGATCAGATAGATATAGTCAATGAAGAAAAGCAGGTTGAGTGCATAGGACAAACTTTCTAATAGGATGCAAATATCATAAAGGAAGAAGGGGAATTGATAACTTGCAAGCAGAGAAACAACAATGAAGATATTAATTACATAGAGGGAATATTACTGAGTTCGCTAACAAGTGTTCCTCGGAGTGGAATGTCCATCATATTAGAGAAATGAATAAACTGATAATAATCTAGGATGTGGAATCCTATTGATGGTCATTCAATGTTGGAGAACTTTAGGACCAGGTCATGGATATAGAATTCTCTCTACACTTGTTACAGTACGGAAGAGGCATAGAAGTCTTGTCCAATGTCAGGATTGTCAAATGTTCATGTATGTAGAGCGTGCCCTCCAAATGAAGCCTCCTTCCCTTCTTACGTAGAATGATAGTTATTTCGGACAATAACCACCCTTATTTGATGCTCTCTTGTCCTGGTAACTCCTATTTTGGTGGTTGCCAATAGTTACCTGCATGAATCAACTCTCTCTTGTCCTGATGACTTCTTTTAGGTAGTTAATTCCAGCAATTAGGTACCCAAATATGGCCTCTGGTATAAGTGACAAGCAACCAAACATAGTTCCTTCAAGTGTTATTGGGCAAATGATTAACTAAATCTAGATCAGTCTTATGTTTTTTTATACTATAGTTGGTCGATAACCAACTAATTTTTGGATATAAACATTGATATTTTCTTTCCATCAGAATAAATTAGTACTAGGTGATTGTAATTGTCTACAGGTCCACCATATAGAAGTCTACAACAATGTTTGCTTGCAATTATATAAGGAGGAATCAAACTGGAGGCCATTGTCTAAATGATTAATCCTTTTTCCCAAGTATACTTGTTGGCAGATTAGGATATCATGTGATCTGGTTCTCTCGGCTGAAATATGGCATGAACATGCCTAAAGCAAGAGGTAGGAGCAAATGAAAACCATGAAAAGAGAACTAAAATTTTAGTGGTTTGaactagtaaaatatttatgatttaaaaaattaaatggcCTAAAAATAGAGCCATAAAAATCAAATCTGCTTATTTTGAATCTACATAGCTTTTACTAGATAGAAAGAGGTGATGTCTAGATTGACTGATCTCTAAATGGTAGCTGTCTTATGACTGCTTTCTAAATGGTTATCATATAAACAGAAACATCAAACAGATACTCTAGCCATAAGGCCAAGATAGGCAAGTGGCAATTTTATAGATTTTGATAGGTATAAAGGTAGAACCAGTTGGTTTATCAGGTAAAGAGAACCAACCTGAAACAAACAATAGAAAGAGATAGGTGTGGAGAATGGCCATTTTCAAtgatttttatgtaaattttcctTGAACTTCACAGTATTATATTATTCTGCTGGAGATGTGCAAAAAGTTATTAATAAACATTTTAAAGATTAGATGTCCAGTTCTCATCTCATATTAGATGTGTCCATAACATAGTTCAATGATGAACCCTATGATAgtgtttcttttattttaaaatgTTCCTgcagacacaataaaattaaacaaTTATGGACTACAATGAAAtgcattagaatttttttttccctaTGATCACAACTCAGAGTGTTAGATCTGCCAAAGTTATCACATACGTTCAGCTTCAGCACTTTATACAAGACTTCAGTGTAGAAAGTGGAGAGGAGGAAGGGATGAAAAGAAGAAAAGTGATGGTTaagtaaagaagaaaaaattaatatgaataaaagaaaaaaaattcgaaCGCCTATAAGAGTTATCCAAACTTTAAAATACAATTTAATGAGCTGGAAGCAACAGAAGAAGCTCTAGGTATATCGCAACTCTCTCCAAAGTCTATTTTATAAAGTATTTCTGGCTAAATCATTATTCTGATTGTTTAGTTCAATTTtctaatatgaaaaaaataaacataTGATGAGGTAATGGAAATGCTACTCATCATTTAATAGGCCAGCTTTATAATCATTAATTAAAAAAACACATTACATAATTTTCTGAGCAATACTAATTTTTCTTTAGGGATATGATGTTCAAGATAATGTATGACATAATTGGAAATCTGGAATGTGTCATCGTGGTGAAGCAGAAAAAGCTGAAATGTTTTCCCAGTTAGcctatatatttttttccttccttcgTTGGCTCTTCTGAAGtgctttcttccaaaatttttcatcgtaatttGTAAATGTTGACGTTGGGAGAATTGTTTATAACTTTTGTGTCAGTTTTCATTTGGCTTCACTCCAGCTAGTATGTTAGTAACATTTTGGCTTTAGTGATACCATCATGATATGGCCCAAAATTTATAGGCtcattgtttaattttttttatttaaagtaatttagacaaaaatgagaaaaaatggtGAAAGCCCGGTATACTAGTTTTTGAGCCATCTTATACAATGACAAGAAGCAGGCTTATTAAGAATGTTTGGCAAATGAAATTCAAGAACGCTACTATGGAAATGGTTAATGGTGTTTATAGCCGTGATTCATAAACTCCACTAAATAATTTTTGGATCCacaactttttttttcaaaaggaaaCTTAAATGAATAATCAATGTAGAAAGTATTTCTAATGTTAAATCATGTGTACAATATTGTTATTAATCAGGTGTCTTCTAACAATTTGGCCAAGTTAGAGATTACTTGTTTTCAAGCTTTAGTAACTATATTCATAAAACTTGAGATTGTGAACCACAAAATAAATGTTCTAGTAATATTTTAGCTTCATGATATTATAGAATTAGTACATTTCCTTCTACAGTCTTGAGCAACCACAACTTTGGAGCTAAAGTtactgtcaaaaaaaaaaaaaaaaaaggagctagAGTATAGTTTGTAAAATATGTATAGTTTACtgaatttttatctaaatattatcatttaaattattttataacattTTTAACAGGAGGGACAAGGACGACGAGACCGGAAACTAGCTGTGGCCCAACATGGAAGGAGAGGTGGCAGGTCTCAGTTCATTGTTGCTCAGAATCCAAAAGGGATATTTTGCGGCTCAGATGACAGTTTCTTGGGCACCATAACCGCTAATCTCATGGGATCAAAATACCAAATATGGGATCAGGTTGAACTACCTTTCTTCTTCGgtttttgatcaagttggatacgATTCTCATCTTTAAATTACCTttaatatttctcttttttttccttcttgacTTCTGTCCATATTTTgatccaagttttttttttttttttttttgaaaaaatagaatAACATAAACCAAAAACTAAATAAACTAAGTCGTATAAAATTTTGTCTAACAAAATTAGTGGCGTTTCTTGACATGCCATTCCCATATGGTCCAGAAATACCAGAAAGTGAACTCTGTTCTAGGTGTGGATTCCCGAATTGAACCCTTTTTGGCGCTTGTATAGTTTCCAAGACATACTTTTTGGCATGAGCTGCATTACTGAATGGTAACAAAAGATAATTGAAGGAAAATTTTCCTTGCTTATATAAGTGAAGCAGGTTTTTTGGACAGTGGAATTTATCATGCACAACTAAAGTTGGATTTTCCTCTCAAAAAACTGTTGCATTTCCATCACCAATGGAAGTTAAGAAATGAAATTAATGCATAACACAGCTTGGCAAGCAGTTGTAAAATGAAATTTAAGGTTGCTTTTCCAATACTAACTTTAATTAGACACACTTAAGAGTGATCAATGAAAAGTTTTTTTATAGTCTAAAACCAGAAAAAGATCTCCCATTAAGCCATATTTGCCTTTTGTAAGTCTTTTATATTTTTCCTTCTTTTAGTAAATTCTTGTGAAGTCACCCCCCTCTCCATTATGGTCAGAAAAAGGGAAAAGCCGCACTTGAATTTCTAAAAGATGTTTTCTGCTTTTATAGTTCTGAAATTTTCATTCCATATAAATGCCATCTGGAAATGGTGTCCTGTGAATAAAGTCGAGAAGTCACTCTATAACTTCTAATTACAATTTTTCAACACTTttcttaattttgattataaacagAGTTATTTTGAAAAAAGGAAAAGCCATTAAACCTGATGACATGATCAACTCTTAATGCCTACAGGGAAACCCACTCGACTCGTTGAAAAATCAGTCAAAGAGACTTCTTGGTGTTGTTGCGTAAGATAATTTCTCTTACTCTTTTCATAGCATAGCAAAGATTTCATCTTGCTTATTAGTGCTATATATATGATATGGCAGGTTTGTACCTACTATAAGTACTCTCACAGGGAGCTTTAGAAGCATGAGGGCATGGATTCCCAAGCACCAATCAATGCAGCTTAAAAATACAAAAACAACTCAGGTGACTTATAATTCGGACcaactaatattttaatttagaaaagGAGAACAAAAGGAAGCATAAGTTTAAGAAGAGACAATGCAATTGGGATCTAATGTTAAGAACTCTGCAGATTCAACATATTAATGGACTTCCAAAAGACTGGGAGGAGAAAAGGAATAGAGCCCATCAACTCTTCTCACGAGTTCCATACTACAACAATGTAGGCCCTTAACATTAGCATCCTGAATTTTTGATAGGAATCTTTTATCTTGATATGCTATTATACATGCTATATTTCACCTCCCAATCCCATTTTTCAGGTTACAAGTCGATATGAATTAGATTTCAGAGAGAGGGCAGGAAGAACAGGTCCCAGAATTCAGGCATCAGTGAAAAATTTTCAGCTGATCATGGAGGTACCCTCTTTCTTGTTTTAGATAATCCTCGTTTTTCAATAAAGCTACACAATTATATATTATTCATATCATGTTAATAGTTCGCAAGACTGTTATGCATATTTAGAATTTGTTGGATTGATTTTCTCTGAAAGATACTGACATGTGCTTTCATGGAATGGGTAGGAGAAAGGAAGACAAACAATTCTACAACTCGGTAGGATTGGGAAATCAAAGTATCTAATGGATTATAGGTATATGAGTACCCATACTTGCAGTTACTTGTTTGTATGTATATCTCAAGAGAATTATAAACACCAAACTTCTGTTCTGCAGACACCCGTTGACTggttaccaagcattttgcatttGTTTGGCCTCCATTGACTCGAAACTCTGTTGCTCAGTGTAAAACTTCAGCCTTCAGTATTTCAATCTCTGAAACACGATGCCTTATTTGGACTATCAATGACAGATCACAGTTTTGGGAGCTCAAACACTCGCATGGAGAATGATAAACAAAGATGCAGGACCATTTCTCATGTGCCATGATAATGTTGTAGCAACATAAATGTACCGTGTATTAGAACAGATGATAAGTGTTTCTACATGTACAAATATGTGGCATCTGATAGCCCGTTACATTGTCATACATGAGTTGTTTTGTGAAAAATCAAGGAAAATTTATATGATTGGTGAATGCGGTTCTGTCAGAAAAATTAGTTGGCGCCGTGCGCTAGCTACACTGATGGAGCAATTTGTACTGAGAAACTGTTGATATCAGTAACCAAATTCCAGCTAGCAATTCCTTGATTAATATGCTGGAAAATCTTCAGGAGTCCAGATATCTTATTTCTTTTGAGGCAACAGCATTTTGTGGCTTAACATACTACCAGTTCCTTGAAGACGAAAACAAGTAATGGACTTTACGTCAAACATTTGTGAAATCTAATTCCTTCCCctttctttatatttttcttttcttttgtcacCTGAACTAGTATGGGAGGAAAGGTATCTGAAAACCACTGCGATGATAGATTTGAACCCAGGTCCCTGTATCCGACAAAAGATTTTGTTGCCAACTAAGTGAGTTGGCACCCTCACGCTTTAGCTTAGAAACACCTGAACCTGTTGTGCATAGCAATGAAGAAAGAGAAAACACACCATGTTTTGATAATCAAGTTCACCTGAGAGTTTCTTCTCATTGAATATACTGTCAATCATAGCTTATGACAAATCATAGCTTATGACAATTTTGTTACAATTCTCACAATGAAAATAAATTCTGATGTCCGAAGAATCAAGAAATGCAGCATCCAGAACTCAAGGAATTGCCTCTGAATCCCAGACCACAAAAGTACCATGGTGTGACATTCGAGGAGCATGTCaagttaaaataatttcaatttccctttgtataaagaatattttgactcACAAAGTGCCTTCTCAGCTCCAGACTTTTCGGAGCAGGGATCTGAGGCCCCTAAAGTAACTGCAAAGTAGAGATATATTGAGCACAGAAATGCCAACAATGCCATCATTGTTAGAAGGAAACGATGCCGCTCAAGAACAGTAGACCAGCTTCCTAACTCATCACGACCTGATAGCTTCTTGGAGGGGGATGATGAAAAAAATGTGTTTTGCGATTTCCTATCTGGAGATGATAATGAAGGGAGAACCATGTTTGTCAAAACCTATTTAAACCGTCCAAAATCCTGCATAAATAATAAAACTAGCTTTTGTCAGCCAACAAACAGTACAGCATACCAAATAAACAGAGAATGTAACTTTCTGAGCGGTGCAGCTCCAAGACAACATGTCAGATTATTAGAACTACAGGATTTGTTGTTTTATTTTCCCatgaaaaataatgataaaaaaatttggacCAACAAAAGGAATGAACAAACTATTTACGTATTCAAGAATTGCAACATCCAATATGATCACTTTCTCCCAATAAAGAAAAGCAACGGTATTCATGATGTTGAACAACCTACAATTAATTTTTCTGAAGCATCAGGATGCAAGGAGAATTCTATGCAACTTTTCTGGGATATTTATTACTTAGTTATTGATTATTACCAGAAATAGTGGATAACCTTTTAACTTTCTATGATGCAATCTGATCAACTTCCCGCTCAATTCATCCCATGAAAACAGTTGCCAGCAATCCTAGCAGCATAAAGTAATTAGCTAATTTCAACATAACCATGGTCATCCGTACAGCTTTTTAAACGAGAAGGATGGACAGGCATTAACTGTAGCAAACTATCTGCAACAGACGCACAGCAGCTCAAAAACATGAACACTGGATACTAGCACAAAGATCACAAATTACATTTCTCAACATTCGTTCTTCCAAGAAGATGTACCAACATttctactcaaatattttgtcatataTTTTGAGAATCCAAGCAATTGATGATGTTCTATAAATTTTGAGATGCAGACAACCAAAATTTGATCAATTGTATGTTTCCAAAGTACAAATCAAACAAAAGGATGGCATCATGTCATCAAATTTGTCCATTCAGTGTCCACCTGGTGCACCGTGCACAAGAGACCTTCAAATCACATGATTTTAGCTCTTagaaaatctaaatattgaaaatCATGATCAATTATATGGGTCTTCATTTTAAAAGGACTATCATTGATTTTAAACCAAATAGTTTTTGCTTTAGCTTCACTCTATCTATGTTTTAAAACCAGTGACCCAGACCAAACCATCTGGGCAGCTCGGTCATGGGTCCACAACTTCACCATTCGTCCACTTTAACTGGAGCATGGTTTTCTCCCCCCCCAATTTCCAGCTACATCCTCCACTTAATCACATTCTATCTTTTCCAAAATTATGTGCTCCTTCCCACCCCTCACCTTCCTGGATACCCAGATCTACAGATTTTGGCCACAGATCCGCTGGGGGAGCTTCCATCCACCACCTTTGCTATTGCAGATTTTTCGCCCTATATCTTGACAGGGGAAAAGATGGAAGGGGGTTGTGTAATGTATCAAAGTTGCTTCTCAAGGTTTCTTATGCCCTCACAGTAGAAATCATGCCACACTAGTACTTGAGGGTGGTGATGGGCCCCAGGCCTTGACAAGGCCAACCTACCTTCTACATCATCTTGGCAGTGGTGGTTCTTCATATTTTCTTACTCACAGGGAGTGAAGGGAAGTGTGACCATGGAAAAGAAGCTAAGAGTTAGGTGGTAAGCAAAGCAATGGCAGGTGGGTCGGTGATGTAAGGTTTAACATGACTAGTGATCCACTCTTTATCCATTCATTGAACCAGACCAACTTGGGCAGGACCATATATGCTAAAGGGTGACAAGTAAAACAGGTTCAAAACTGAGCTCTCTCTCTTAATATTTACATCTGTATGTATGTGCATATGTGCATATACCAATGTATGTATTTGTGGTTGTATATACAAGTATAtttgca
Above is a genomic segment from Elaeis guineensis isolate ETL-2024a chromosome 1, EG11, whole genome shotgun sequence containing:
- the LOC105034883 gene encoding tubby-like protein 4, which produces MTGPKKASLLSHHANSSSISYKSLYLNPLTDIVDKENVVPNVGPNGCSQGRGFVSPSSKEKSLQAYGAKANHNKIALKPSSLQLCMKLNEPDSMLGGTRPWEPLPSSSDMWEFSDSESAPASSWSTLPNRSLLCRPLPLDVGRCTCIIVKEPAQGRRGVALYSLYTNEGQGRRDRKLAVAQHGRRGGRSQFIVAQNPKGIFCGSDDSFLGTITANLMGSKYQIWDQGNPLDSLKNQSKRLLGVVAFVPTISTLTGSFRSMRAWIPKHQSMQLKNTKTTQIQHINGLPKDWEEKRNRAHQLFSRVPYYNNVTSRYELDFRERAGRTGPRIQASVKNFQLIMEEKGRQTILQLGRIGKSKYLMDYRHPLTGYQAFCICLASIDSKLCCSV
- the LOC105034879 gene encoding uncharacterized protein, translating into MVLPSLSSPDRKSQNTFFSSSPSKKLSGRDELGSWSTVLERHRFLLTMMALLAFLCSIYLYFAVTLGASDPCSEKSGAEKALCESKYSLYKGKLKLF